Proteins from a genomic interval of Bacteroides sp. AN502(2024):
- a CDS encoding 6-bladed beta-propeller: MKIIVVLYVFLLLLMSCNNSRNNLLKEIDDKDLTLLEYDYCCKKNHSHASDSVTFVPLETNDKSLISSITKILYKNEMRI, translated from the coding sequence ATGAAGATAATAGTTGTATTATATGTATTTTTGTTATTGTTGATGTCATGTAATAATTCTCGTAATAATCTTTTAAAGGAAATAGACGATAAGGATCTTACTTTATTAGAATATGACTATTGTTGCAAAAAGAATCATTCTCATGCATCTGATTCTGTAACATTTGTTCCATTAGAAACAAATGATAAGTCTTTAATATCTAGTATAACTAAGATATTATATAAGAATGAAATGCGGATTTAA
- a CDS encoding site-specific integrase — protein MRSTFKVLFYVNGSKEKDGMVPIMGRITINGSVAQFSCKRTIPKALWDAKGNRVKGKSKEAIETNYALENIKAQIIKHYQRISDREAFVSAEMVRNAFQGIGTEYEMLMRAFDKEVDDFSKRVGKDRSDRTYRKYKTVRNHVAAFLMSHYKRKDISMNELTEEFIRDFALYLSNEAGLSQSSIWIYLMPLKHLVTTAHYNGKIARNPFAQFHVSPNIREREFLTDDELNIVINHRFTKPHLSLARDIFVFSCLTGISFIDIKNLTTENIVEIGGNKWIVAKRQKTGVPYQIRLLDIPLMIIEKYKTLKGDNRLLPIGCNSVINRNLKLIMQECGIEKHISFHSGRHSFAVCALSNGMPIESVSRILGHTNITTTQIYAKITDAKLDMDIASFADKISGKISYVQ, from the coding sequence ATGAGATCGACATTCAAGGTGCTGTTCTATGTGAACGGCAGTAAGGAGAAAGACGGCATGGTGCCGATTATGGGACGCATCACCATCAACGGGTCGGTGGCGCAGTTCAGTTGTAAACGAACCATTCCGAAAGCGCTTTGGGATGCCAAAGGAAACAGGGTCAAAGGAAAGAGCAAGGAGGCTATCGAGACCAACTACGCGCTTGAAAACATCAAGGCGCAGATCATCAAGCATTACCAGCGGATTTCCGACCGTGAGGCGTTTGTTTCAGCAGAGATGGTGCGCAACGCCTTTCAGGGAATCGGCACGGAATATGAAATGCTGATGCGTGCTTTTGACAAGGAGGTTGACGACTTTTCAAAACGTGTGGGCAAAGACCGTTCTGACCGAACGTACCGCAAATACAAGACAGTCCGCAACCATGTGGCTGCGTTCCTTATGTCGCATTACAAGCGGAAGGATATTTCCATGAACGAGCTGACAGAGGAATTCATCAGGGACTTCGCCCTTTACCTGAGCAATGAGGCGGGATTGTCGCAGTCTTCCATCTGGATTTATCTGATGCCGCTGAAACATCTTGTGACAACGGCTCATTACAATGGAAAGATCGCCCGTAACCCGTTTGCGCAGTTCCATGTAAGTCCGAACATACGGGAGCGCGAGTTCCTGACCGATGATGAGCTGAACATCGTCATCAACCACAGGTTCACGAAACCCCACCTCTCGCTTGCCCGGGACATCTTCGTGTTCAGCTGCCTGACTGGAATCTCGTTCATAGACATAAAGAATCTGACCACGGAGAATATCGTGGAAATCGGTGGCAACAAATGGATTGTAGCCAAGCGGCAAAAGACCGGTGTCCCTTATCAGATACGGCTTCTGGACATTCCCCTGATGATAATCGAGAAATACAAGACCCTGAAAGGGGATAACCGTCTGCTTCCGATCGGCTGTAATTCCGTCATCAACCGAAACCTGAAGCTGATTATGCAAGAGTGCGGCATTGAGAAGCACATCTCATTCCATTCAGGTCGGCATTCCTTCGCCGTCTGTGCCTTGAGCAACGGTATGCCGATAGAAAGCGTGAGCCGTATCCTCGGGCATACGAATATAACCACCACGCAGATTTATGCAAAGATTACAGATGCGAAACTTGACATGGATATCGCTTCGTTTGCAGACAAGATAAGCGGGAAAATTTCTTATGTGCAGTAA
- a CDS encoding helix-turn-helix domain-containing protein: protein MNELITKNSEWIIHFMGNLDRLLDSFEHLTANYRPTLGGERFFTDKEVSARLKVSRRTLQDYRNEGRIPYIQLGGKILYRESDIERMLSDGYRSAYRLTGT from the coding sequence ATGAATGAACTGATTACCAAAAACAGCGAGTGGATAATCCACTTCATGGGCAACCTCGACCGCCTGTTGGACAGCTTCGAGCACCTGACAGCCAACTACCGCCCGACTTTGGGCGGAGAACGTTTCTTTACCGACAAGGAGGTGTCGGCACGCTTGAAAGTGAGCCGCCGGACGCTTCAGGACTACCGCAACGAGGGGCGGATACCCTACATCCAGTTGGGCGGCAAAATCCTCTACCGTGAATCCGACATCGAACGGATGCTGTCGGACGGCTACCGCTCCGCTTACCGATTGACGGGCACCTGA
- a CDS encoding helix-turn-helix domain-containing protein: MEIVSIEKKTFEELVAKFDRFVRRMDAICHRHGEKTIGKWMDNQDVCQMLNISPRTLQTLRDNGTLAYSQINHKTYYRPEDVQRIVSVVEDRRKEAKFKGRTI, encoded by the coding sequence ATGGAAATCGTATCTATCGAAAAAAAGACCTTTGAGGAGCTGGTCGCCAAGTTCGACCGTTTCGTCCGCCGCATGGATGCCATCTGCCATCGACATGGAGAGAAGACAATTGGCAAGTGGATGGACAATCAGGACGTGTGCCAAATGCTCAATATCAGCCCGCGCACGTTGCAGACACTTCGGGATAATGGAACTTTGGCATACAGCCAAATCAACCATAAGACGTATTACCGTCCTGAAGACGTGCAGCGTATCGTGTCCGTTGTCGAGGACAGGCGGAAGGAAGCGAAGTTCAAGGGCAGGACGATATAA
- a CDS encoding DUF3408 domain-containing protein: MKREPNISEQEAREIVERMGRREPYSPKSMDDFYRNIGLDPAELEQPGKTVKEEAGTAKVDEPSSDATGEGAVPQKRISSKQRRLSLEEYRTTYLQVPKIVNRKPVFVSETVRDELDRVVRYLGGKGMSASGLIENLVRLHLDAYRNDIEQWRKL; the protein is encoded by the coding sequence ATGAAAAGAGAACCAAACATCAGTGAGCAGGAAGCTCGTGAAATCGTGGAAAGAATGGGACGCAGGGAACCCTACAGCCCCAAGTCGATGGATGACTTTTACAGGAACATCGGTCTGGATCCGGCTGAACTGGAACAGCCCGGCAAGACCGTCAAGGAAGAAGCGGGAACCGCAAAGGTGGATGAACCGTCAAGCGATGCAACCGGGGAAGGGGCAGTGCCGCAGAAACGCATCAGCAGCAAACAACGCAGGCTGTCGCTGGAAGAGTACCGCACGACCTATCTCCAAGTCCCGAAGATTGTCAACCGCAAGCCCGTGTTCGTTAGTGAGACAGTGCGTGACGAGCTGGACAGGGTTGTCCGCTACCTCGGAGGAAAGGGCATGAGCGCATCGGGGCTGATTGAAAACCTTGTCCGCCTGCACCTCGACGCCTACCGGAATGACATCGAGCAGTGGCGCAAACTCTGA
- the mobA gene encoding conjugal transfer protein MobA, with translation MTKSSKYGRNPKLNPKTHCVMVRFDDVEWNRFLTMYEESQVYAKAVFLKAHFFGQKFRVLRVDKTLVDYYTKLSDFHAQFRSIGTNYNQVVKELRIHFSEKKAMALLYKLEKCTIDLVRVSHEIVELSREMQTKWEQRVE, from the coding sequence ATGACAAAGAGCAGCAAGTATGGGAGAAATCCCAAGTTGAACCCGAAGACGCACTGCGTGATGGTGCGCTTCGACGATGTGGAATGGAACAGATTTCTCACGATGTACGAGGAATCACAGGTGTATGCGAAAGCCGTCTTTCTCAAGGCGCATTTCTTCGGGCAGAAGTTCCGGGTGTTGAGAGTGGATAAGACGCTGGTGGACTATTACACCAAGCTGTCCGACTTCCATGCGCAGTTCCGATCCATCGGCACCAACTACAACCAAGTCGTGAAGGAGCTGCGCATCCATTTCTCGGAGAAGAAGGCGATGGCATTACTCTACAAATTGGAGAAATGCACCATCGACCTTGTGAGGGTAAGCCATGAGATTGTGGAACTTTCAAGGGAGATGCAGACTAAGTGGGAACAAAGAGTAGAATAA
- a CDS encoding permease has protein sequence MIQQFADWLVYGVFGLDASTRLGESINFFFYDSIKITILLFAISVVMGVINAYFPIDKLRNYLATRRMYGFEYLLASVFGAITPFCSCSSIPLFIGFVKGGIPLGVTLAFLITSPLVNEVAVAMFLGTFGLRVTIIYVVSGLLLGMIGGWIFGKMKLDRYLTPWVKKIQETSEKATAVWEGEKSPFVKRLPSIIHDAWGIVRNVFIYILIGIGIGAFIHGYVPEGFFEEWMSGEKWYSVPVAVICAVPMYANAAGIVPVIQVFVAKGIPLGTAIAFMMAVVGLSLPEATLLKKVMTWRFIGIFFGVVTLFIILLGYLFNAVI, from the coding sequence ATGATACAGCAATTTGCAGACTGGCTTGTATATGGAGTGTTCGGCCTTGATGCTTCGACACGCTTGGGCGAATCAATAAACTTCTTTTTCTACGATTCAATAAAAATCACCATACTTCTGTTTGCCATAAGTGTGGTTATGGGTGTCATCAACGCATATTTCCCGATAGACAAACTACGCAACTATCTGGCAACACGCAGAATGTATGGTTTTGAATATCTGCTTGCTTCTGTGTTTGGTGCTATAACGCCGTTCTGCTCCTGTTCGTCAATACCGTTGTTCATAGGATTTGTCAAAGGTGGCATACCGTTGGGCGTGACACTCGCGTTTCTGATAACCTCACCGCTCGTCAACGAAGTTGCGGTCGCAATGTTCCTCGGAACATTCGGACTGCGTGTGACAATCATATACGTTGTGTCGGGGTTGTTGCTTGGCATGATTGGCGGTTGGATATTCGGAAAGATGAAACTTGACCGCTATCTTACGCCGTGGGTCAAGAAGATACAGGAGACATCCGAAAAAGCGACAGCGGTATGGGAGGGAGAAAAATCACCGTTCGTAAAACGCTTGCCGTCGATTATCCATGATGCTTGGGGTATTGTGAGAAACGTGTTCATCTATATTCTTATCGGAATAGGTATCGGTGCTTTCATCCACGGATATGTACCCGAAGGATTCTTTGAGGAATGGATGTCCGGCGAAAAATGGTATTCGGTTCCGGTCGCCGTGATATGCGCAGTTCCGATGTATGCCAATGCCGCAGGAATTGTTCCTGTGATTCAGGTATTTGTTGCCAAAGGCATACCGTTAGGCACAGCCATAGCTTTTATGATGGCTGTTGTCGGACTATCCTTGCCCGAAGCAACATTGCTGAAAAAAGTAATGACATGGCGCTTCATCGGCATATTCTTCGGAGTGGTAACACTGTTCATTATTCTGCTCGGATATTTATTCAATGCAGTAATATAA
- a CDS encoding arsenate reductase ArsC yields MKILILCTGNSCRSQMAHGYLQSLDSTIQVFSAGTKPAPKVNPFAVEVMRECGIDISGHTPQNVTAYADQARDYVITVCGDADANCPVFNGKVGKRLHIGFDDPAKAEGTEEEKMIVFRKVRDKIFERFKELYSEITTDKTDKQ; encoded by the coding sequence ATGAAAATACTGATTTTATGCACAGGTAACAGTTGCCGCAGTCAGATGGCTCACGGCTATCTACAATCACTCGACAGTACAATCCAAGTGTTTTCTGCCGGGACAAAACCCGCTCCAAAAGTCAATCCCTTTGCTGTTGAAGTTATGCGAGAGTGTGGCATTGACATATCCGGTCATACCCCACAGAACGTGACAGCATACGCGGATCAGGCACGGGATTATGTGATTACTGTATGTGGTGATGCAGATGCAAATTGCCCGGTGTTTAACGGCAAAGTTGGGAAACGGCTGCATATCGGTTTCGACGACCCAGCAAAAGCCGAAGGCACAGAGGAAGAAAAAATGATTGTATTCCGTAAGGTGCGCGATAAGATTTTCGAGCGGTTCAAAGAATTATATTCAGAAATCACAACTGACAAAACAGATAAACAATGA
- a CDS encoding aromatic aminobenezylarsenical efflux permease ArsG family transporter, whose translation MDWLQNILDSGELPLVSALILGLLTAVSPCPLATNITAVAYISKNIEQPRHVLYKGLLYSLGRVSAYFLLGIALIYIIREGADTFTLEKVIGKWGEILLGPALLVIGLFMLFGKYMPLPKLSFTSRIDGEKHSGAWGCMALGILFSLAFCPTSGLFYFGLLIPMSATTTGGYFLPLAFGLATALPVIAVAWIIAYSMSSIGKFYNRMQVFQKWFNMIVALVFIGVGIYYLIVNYPI comes from the coding sequence ATGGACTGGTTACAAAACATTCTTGACAGCGGCGAATTGCCTTTGGTGTCGGCTCTGATACTCGGGTTGCTCACCGCTGTCAGCCCATGTCCGCTTGCCACAAACATAACGGCGGTGGCATATATCAGTAAGAATATCGAACAACCCCGGCATGTTTTATATAAAGGGCTATTGTACTCTCTTGGCAGAGTGTCCGCATATTTTTTGCTCGGAATTGCCTTGATATACATAATCCGCGAGGGCGCCGACACTTTCACATTGGAGAAAGTAATCGGAAAATGGGGTGAGATACTGCTCGGTCCGGCACTGCTTGTCATCGGATTGTTCATGCTGTTTGGAAAATATATGCCACTACCCAAACTATCTTTCACATCAAGGATAGATGGCGAAAAACATTCGGGCGCATGGGGCTGCATGGCACTTGGCATACTGTTCTCGCTCGCTTTCTGTCCGACAAGCGGCCTGTTCTATTTCGGATTGCTAATACCGATGTCCGCAACTACCACCGGCGGCTATTTTCTTCCACTTGCTTTCGGCCTCGCAACAGCCTTGCCGGTTATCGCAGTTGCATGGATTATCGCTTATAGCATGTCAAGTATCGGCAAGTTCTACAACCGTATGCAGGTATTTCAGAAATGGTTTAATATGATTGTAGCACTTGTATTTATCGGAGTCGGAATCTACTATCTCATCGTAAATTACCCAATATGA
- a CDS encoding nitrophenyl compound nitroreductase subunit ArsF family protein: MKTLLTILMLAAMLVSCGTEEKKAGTTDDAELTVQTTQPQVEVMYFHGKQRCMTCKAIEKVASETVAGNYAPQIADGKIRFTVIDIDSQEGEAIADKYRIARSSLLVVKRKSDGSESVENMTDKAFANARNNPDAFITMLCEVINRQLN, translated from the coding sequence ATGAAAACGCTATTGACGATTCTCATGCTTGCCGCAATGTTAGTGTCATGCGGCACAGAAGAAAAGAAAGCCGGGACAACTGATGATGCGGAACTGACCGTGCAAACAACGCAACCGCAAGTGGAAGTAATGTATTTCCACGGCAAACAGCGGTGTATGACATGTAAGGCGATAGAAAAGGTCGCATCGGAAACGGTTGCCGGGAATTACGCTCCGCAGATAGCAGACGGCAAGATACGTTTCACAGTAATAGACATTGACTCTCAGGAAGGAGAAGCTATTGCGGATAAATACCGTATTGCACGTTCCTCGTTACTTGTGGTAAAGCGTAAGTCAGATGGTTCTGAAAGCGTGGAGAATATGACCGACAAGGCATTTGCAAACGCTCGGAACAATCCCGATGCTTTCATCACAATGTTGTGCGAAGTAATAAACCGTCAGCTCAACTGA
- a CDS encoding thioredoxin family protein has protein sequence MEIKVLGTGCSGCKALHGVVLDVVNELGINANVEKIEDLMCIMEYNVMSLPALVIDGKVVAKGKLTREQVKKYITE, from the coding sequence ATGGAAATCAAAGTATTAGGAACAGGCTGTTCCGGCTGCAAGGCACTCCACGGAGTTGTCCTCGACGTGGTGAATGAACTCGGCATCAACGCCAATGTGGAAAAGATTGAGGACTTGATGTGCATCATGGAGTACAACGTGATGTCGTTACCGGCTCTTGTCATAGACGGCAAGGTGGTTGCGAAAGGTAAACTCACTCGTGAACAAGTAAAGAAGTATATCACCGAATAA
- a CDS encoding ArsR/SmtB family transcription factor, with translation MEKEKAYTDNQERLARIAKALGHPARIAIMNFLAQRTTCYFGDIHEELPIAKATVSQHLKELKEAGLIQGAVEMPKVRYCINRECWREAKQLFDGFFDDCVCKKGSCCGD, from the coding sequence ATGGAGAAAGAAAAGGCATATACCGATAATCAGGAACGGCTTGCGAGGATAGCAAAGGCATTGGGTCATCCTGCCCGAATCGCCATAATGAATTTCCTCGCACAGCGCACGACCTGCTATTTTGGTGACATACACGAGGAGTTGCCGATAGCAAAGGCTACGGTTTCGCAACATCTGAAAGAGTTGAAAGAAGCCGGGCTGATACAAGGTGCTGTTGAAATGCCTAAGGTCAGATACTGCATTAATCGTGAATGTTGGAGAGAGGCTAAACAACTTTTTGATGGTTTCTTTGATGACTGTGTATGTAAAAAAGGCAGTTGTTGCGGTGATTGA
- a CDS encoding BF3164 family lipoprotein, producing MSIPKIKTGIRNYSILIKDTIPGTIKVLPTAFNTFVSLGFYKDCMFRYWGPLIGEKKYAEYPYRDKEEQQIANNLRGMAYQGIIRVNSNMNKFVYAVNTSEIIYFYKIDSIDISLIKKYEMNYPVYKTQVDGDMRSAPISSLNNSTFISLCTSPQYVYALYSGKNFKEKGLGALTGTIIYVFDWNGNAVKKYELNIPVTLISVDDEDKALYAFSNMPDPELIKFKLK from the coding sequence TTGAGTATACCTAAAATAAAAACTGGAATTCGTAATTATTCAATTTTAATTAAAGATACAATTCCTGGGACGATTAAGGTGCTCCCTACGGCATTTAATACTTTTGTATCTTTAGGTTTTTATAAAGATTGTATGTTTAGATATTGGGGACCTTTAATTGGAGAAAAGAAGTATGCAGAATATCCATATAGAGACAAAGAGGAACAGCAAATCGCAAACAATTTGCGTGGTATGGCTTATCAAGGTATTATTCGTGTAAATTCAAATATGAACAAGTTTGTTTATGCAGTGAATACTTCTGAAATTATTTATTTTTATAAAATAGATTCTATTGATATTTCTTTAATAAAGAAATATGAAATGAATTATCCTGTTTATAAGACGCAAGTTGATGGAGATATGCGATCAGCTCCCATTTCATCCTTAAATAATAGTACATTTATCAGTTTGTGTACTTCTCCCCAATATGTATATGCGCTTTACTCAGGTAAGAATTTTAAAGAAAAAGGTTTGGGAGCACTTACTGGTACAATTATTTATGTCTTTGATTGGAATGGAAATGCTGTAAAAAAATATGAGTTAAATATTCCTGTCACATTAATTAGTGTAGATGATGAGGATAAGGCATTATATGCTTTCTCCAATATGCCTGATCCAGAACTAATAAAATTTAAATTAAAATAG
- a CDS encoding DUF1573 domain-containing protein, translated as MICRYIYVFLIYFVCFSLFSCNERNKKDIKKMVEEWSYKKIVFPNSPSFTRFAKDTVIGYFEKDCNYKVLTYIDSIGCLRCHLKLDAWKPFIKQLEDIYPECKVLFFIHPTNKKSVEHLLKTENFDYPVCIDEKDSINKLNHFPAEMQFQTLLLDKENKVLAIGNPVQNPKIKELYLKIISGKSAFTHIDEPLTQVEVHKKSIKLDSFDWKQEQTVDFILTNTGKKSLVVENVITSCGCVTVEYSKEPVQPDMNMNLKIKYHAEHPEHFSKTISVYCNAEGSPFHLKISGNAK; from the coding sequence ATGATATGTCGATATATTTATGTGTTCTTGATTTATTTTGTATGTTTTTCCTTGTTCTCATGTAATGAACGAAACAAGAAGGATATAAAGAAAATGGTTGAAGAGTGGAGCTATAAGAAAATAGTATTTCCTAATAGCCCCTCTTTTACTAGATTTGCTAAAGATACTGTTATTGGTTATTTTGAAAAAGATTGTAACTATAAAGTATTGACGTATATTGATTCAATAGGTTGTCTCCGATGTCATTTAAAACTTGATGCATGGAAGCCTTTTATTAAACAATTAGAAGATATATATCCAGAATGTAAAGTGTTGTTTTTTATACATCCTACGAATAAGAAAAGTGTTGAACATTTGCTTAAAACAGAAAATTTTGATTATCCTGTTTGTATAGATGAGAAAGATAGTATTAATAAGTTAAACCATTTCCCTGCTGAAATGCAGTTTCAGACTTTATTATTGGATAAAGAAAATAAGGTGCTAGCGATAGGTAATCCTGTACAAAATCCTAAAATAAAAGAATTATATTTGAAAATAATCTCAGGGAAATCAGCTTTTACGCATATTGACGAACCATTAACACAGGTTGAGGTTCATAAGAAATCCATTAAATTAGATAGTTTTGATTGGAAGCAAGAGCAAACGGTAGATTTTATATTAACTAATACTGGTAAAAAATCATTGGTAGTTGAGAATGTAATAACTTCTTGTGGCTGTGTTACAGTTGAATATTCTAAAGAACCCGTTCAACCAGACATGAACATGAATTTAAAAATAAAATATCATGCAGAGCATCCTGAACATTTCAGTAAAACGATTAGTGTGTATTGTAATGCAGAAGGCTCTCCGTTTCATTTGAAAATTAGTGGAAATGCAAAATGA
- a CDS encoding NVEALA domain-containing protein: protein MKKKIMGIIAIVVVATVAGYNVYTSQNNVRLSDLVLANIEALANDGESGYSCSATANCYYGGRVEGSVSCTGKVSCTSGYEYVKCDGRTNYCS from the coding sequence ATGAAGAAGAAAATAATGGGCATTATTGCCATTGTTGTAGTTGCCACTGTTGCGGGATACAATGTATATACTTCGCAGAATAATGTGAGATTATCGGATTTGGTTTTGGCTAATATAGAAGCATTAGCTAATGATGGGGAAAGTGGGTATTCTTGTTCTGCTACGGCAAATTGTTATTATGGCGGACGGGTTGAAGGAAGTGTTTCATGTACAGGTAAAGTCTCGTGTACAAGTGGATACGAGTATGTAAAATGTGATGGACGAACGAATTATTGTTCATAG
- a CDS encoding NVEALA domain-containing protein encodes MYTSQNNVKLSALALANVEALARYELPDVEITCGSESGKCWSMYGDCYVSWVIRYENCRFTGYTYDSCVTPCD; translated from the coding sequence ATGTATACTTCGCAGAATAATGTGAAGTTATCAGCTTTGGCTTTAGCAAACGTTGAAGCATTGGCGAGATACGAACTTCCTGACGTTGAAATAACTTGTGGAAGTGAAAGTGGAAAATGTTGGAGTATGTATGGAGACTGTTATGTGTCTTGGGTTATTCGTTATGAAAATTGTAGATTTACAGGCTATACTTATGATTCATGTGTGACCCCTTGTGATTGA
- a CDS encoding 6-bladed beta-propeller — translation MLTIFYACSSNRTQVQKDVEIVPVEIENATKDVSLFLEKIEIIPLETIDSSLVHKCNKVIYDEKMDIYAIYTREQIVYTFTGDGKFVDNSRRVKGQGPEEYYMVVDVNFNTHLNGIDMLNPYGTIYTYTPNFELLLKRKVDMEFPVDHFISLKSDEYVFTYPYLWTDPEVVFFNLKTKHIDNVNYDGTIAGGNTMEHECFRKVNNDFYFVPTGVNYYCYRIDVEKKDLVPILYLDFGKEEINEEELPGCGWGRKNETDKEKQEIVEDFKERYYFLRNSNHIIPSIKFFNNDYVYIFMQYCPK, via the coding sequence TTGTTAACAATATTTTACGCTTGTTCATCAAATAGGACGCAAGTACAAAAAGATGTAGAAATAGTTCCGGTGGAAATAGAGAATGCAACAAAGGATGTTTCTTTATTTCTAGAGAAGATAGAAATTATTCCTTTAGAAACAATCGATTCATCATTAGTGCATAAATGTAACAAAGTGATATATGATGAGAAAATGGATATATATGCTATATATACACGTGAGCAAATAGTGTACACATTCACAGGTGATGGCAAATTTGTTGACAATTCAAGGAGAGTTAAGGGACAAGGACCGGAAGAATATTATATGGTTGTAGATGTGAATTTCAATACGCATTTGAATGGAATAGATATGCTTAATCCTTATGGAACCATATATACATATACTCCAAATTTTGAGTTGCTTTTAAAAAGAAAGGTGGATATGGAGTTTCCTGTTGATCATTTTATTAGTTTGAAATCTGATGAATATGTTTTTACTTATCCATATTTGTGGACTGATCCTGAAGTTGTTTTTTTTAATCTGAAAACAAAACATATTGATAATGTAAATTATGATGGAACTATAGCTGGAGGAAATACAATGGAGCATGAGTGTTTTCGTAAGGTAAATAATGATTTTTATTTTGTACCTACGGGAGTTAATTATTATTGTTATAGAATAGATGTTGAAAAAAAAGATTTAGTGCCAATTCTATATCTTGATTTTGGTAAAGAGGAGATTAATGAAGAGGAATTGCCTGGATGTGGATGGGGAAGAAAAAATGAGACGGATAAAGAAAAACAGGAAATAGTAGAAGATTTTAAAGAAAGGTATTATTTCCTGCGAAATTCAAATCATATTATTCCGTCTATAAAGTTCTTTAATAATGATTATGTATATATTTTTATGCAATATTGTCCTAAATAA
- a CDS encoding IS4 family transposase, whose product MANITLFAQVISHLPKENIRKIIKSSGSDKHCKGYNTWSQFVSMIFSQFSGCDSVRDISNGLKSATGNLNHLGINRAPSKSTVAYQNANRDSSVFRGIFYSLFQYFGQQALWQRRKFRFKMPIKLLDSTLVSLTLSIYDWAHYTTTKGAVKMHTLLDYDSLLPEFVNITDGKTTDNKAAFDIELHPYSIVVADRGYCDYSLLNNWDSSNVFFVVRHKDNIRYKAIEELPLPEKHAQNVLIDEIIEFELSAAKSKYPKRLRRIAVWNDEHGFEIELLTNNFTLAASSIAALYKARWNIEIFFRNLKQLLRIKSFIGTSRNAVETQIWTAMTTMLILTWLKHIARYKWALANLVVTLRLNTFTKIDLQKWLDQPFTPPPETIEND is encoded by the coding sequence ATGGCAAATATAACACTTTTCGCACAGGTAATATCACATCTCCCGAAAGAAAATATCAGGAAAATCATAAAATCTTCGGGGTCAGACAAGCATTGTAAGGGCTACAATACATGGAGTCAGTTTGTTAGCATGATTTTCAGCCAATTCTCAGGATGTGATTCAGTCAGAGATATCTCAAACGGGCTGAAATCAGCCACCGGCAACCTCAATCATTTGGGAATCAACCGTGCACCATCCAAGTCAACGGTAGCATATCAGAACGCCAACCGAGACAGTTCGGTTTTTCGCGGCATATTCTACTCGTTGTTTCAGTATTTCGGACAGCAAGCCCTATGGCAACGAAGAAAGTTCCGTTTCAAGATGCCGATAAAACTGCTCGACTCCACATTGGTGTCATTGACTCTGTCAATATATGACTGGGCACATTACACTACCACCAAGGGGGCGGTCAAGATGCACACGCTATTGGACTATGACAGTCTTTTGCCGGAGTTCGTGAATATCACCGATGGCAAAACCACCGACAACAAAGCTGCTTTTGATATTGAGTTACATCCGTATAGTATTGTAGTAGCCGACCGAGGCTACTGTGACTACTCATTGCTGAATAATTGGGACAGCAGCAACGTGTTCTTTGTAGTGCGTCATAAAGACAATATCCGGTACAAAGCCATAGAGGAGTTGCCTTTGCCTGAAAAACACGCTCAGAATGTACTTATTGACGAAATAATCGAGTTCGAACTCTCGGCGGCCAAATCCAAATATCCCAAACGTTTACGTCGCATCGCAGTATGGAACGATGAACACGGTTTTGAAATTGAGTTACTCACAAACAACTTCACATTGGCAGCATCAAGCATAGCGGCTCTGTACAAGGCTCGGTGGAACATAGAAATCTTCTTTCGCAACCTCAAGCAACTGCTACGCATCAAGAGCTTTATCGGCACATCCCGCAATGCCGTAGAGACCCAAATATGGACTGCTATGACTACAATGCTGATTCTGACATGGCTAAAGCACATCGCAAGATACAAATGGGCATTGGCTAACCTTGTGGTCACGCTCCGGCTGAACACATTTACCAAAATCGACCTCCAAAAATGGCTTGATCAACCATTTACACCACCTCCCGAAACCATCGAAAACGATTAG